A single window of Vigna radiata var. radiata cultivar VC1973A chromosome 4, Vradiata_ver6, whole genome shotgun sequence DNA harbors:
- the LOC106759269 gene encoding U-box domain-containing protein 33 isoform X1 — MAVVSPVLATSQRMGSVRSPSHASGEILEEPNPGVVDQPIYVAVAKEVKESRSNLIWAIQHSGGKRICILYVHVRATMIPLLGGKFPTSALKEEQVQAYWEEEKQNMHRTLDEYLQICQRMGVRAEKLHIEMDSIEKGIIELVSQHGIRKLVMGAASDKYYNRRMMDLRSKKAIYVCKQAPAYCHIQFICKGHLIHTRDHSLNEGNVEVASPLVQQVPNSVRTFRSQSVTLGQGRRGNLTNDARRLRSASDGHVATFPAVSSPEETVGFSTPRDRMGTEVSSDESERLSMMSPSGLSISSESAVDLALTPGLITEGSENALELTMSQLVIEDLHHSSPPSTLQDGGIDDTIYDQLQQAMTEAEDASLTAYKETVRRRNAEKEAFEAIRKAKASESLYTEELNLRKLAEEELRKEKEELENAKRLRDKVREELHLALDQKASLESQIASSELIIKELEQKIVSAVDLLQSYKNEREELQIQRDNALREAEELRKKQGEASSSHVPQLFSEFSFSEIKEATDNFNPSLKIGEGGYGSIFKGVLSYTEVAIKRLHSDSMQGPLEFQQEVDVLSKLRHPNLITLIGACPDAWALVYEYLPNGSLEDRLACKDNTPPLSWQTRIRVATELCSALIFLHSSKPHSIVHGDLKPSNILLDANLISKLSDFGICRILSNCEGSSSNSTEFWKTDPKGTFVYMDPEFLASGELTPKSDVYSFGIILLRLLTGRPALGITKEVKYALDTGKLKSLLDPVAGDWPFVQAEQLARLALRCCDMNRKSRPDLYSDVWRILDAMRVSSGGTNSFGLSSEGLSQPPSYFICPIFQEVMRDPHVAADGFTYEAEAIRGWLDGGNDNSPMTNGKLAHHNLVPNRALRSAIHDWLQNH; from the exons ATGGCAGTGGTGAGTCCTGTGCTTGCAACATCACAAAGGATGGGTTCTGTGAGGTCACCTTCTCATGCTAGTGGGGAAATTTTGGAGGAGCCTAATCCAGGTGTGGTTGATCAGCCAATCTATGTTGCTGTGGCAAAAGAAGTGAAGGAGAGCAGATCAAATCTGATATGGGCAATACAACACTCCGGAGGAAAGAGGATTTGCATTCTTTATGTTCATGTTCGTGCAACAATGATCCCCCTAC TGGGAGGTAAATTCCCTACAAGTGCACTAAAAGAGGAGCAGGTTCAAGCATActgggaagaagaaaaacaaaacatgcaTAGGACTCTGGATGAATATCTTCAAATCTGTCAACGGATGGGG GTGCGAGCAGAAAAATTGCATATTGAAATGGATAGCATTGAAAAAGGAATTATAGAGCTTGTATCTCAGCATGGCATCCGAAAGCTTGTAATGGGAGCAGCATCAGATAAGTACTATAATAG GAGAATGATGGACCTTAGATCTAAGAAAGCCATATATGTGTGTAAACAAGCTCCAGCTTATTGTCACATACAGTTTATCTGCAAAGGGCACCTTATACACACAAG GGATCACAGTTTGAATGAAGGTAATGTAGAGGTTGCATCTCCTTTGGTGCAGCAAGTGCCAAACTCTGTGAGAACTTTCAGATCACAGTCTGTTACACTGGGGCAAGGTCGCCGAGGAAATCTAACCAATGATGCGCGCAGACTAAGGTCTGCCAGTGATGGACATGTAGCAACCTTTCCAGCTGTTTCTTCTCCAGAAGAAACTGTAGGGTTTTCAACTCCACGTGACAGGATGGGTACAGAAGTAAGTTCTGATGAATCAGAGAGGCTGTCAATGATGAGTCCTTCTGGCTTGTCAATATCCTCTGAGAGTGCAGTTGATCTAGCTTTGACCCCAGGATTAATTACTGAAGGCAGTGAGAATGCATTAGAGTTGACTATGAGTCAGCTGGTTATAGAGGATCTTCATCATTCATCTCCTCCTAGTACACTG CAGGATGGTGGAATAGATGATACTATCTACGACCAGCTTCAACAAGCTATGACGGAAGCGGAGGATGCTTCACTAACTGCATATAAAGAAACTGTTAGACGTAGGAATGCTGAAAAAGAAGCCTTTGAAGCTATACGCAAG GCTAAAGCTTCTGAAAGCTTATATACGGAGGAGTTGAACCTGAGGAAATTGGCAGAGGAAGAActtaggaaagaaaaagaagaacttgAGAATGCTAAGAGACTGAGAGACAAAGTTAGGGAAGAACTCCACCTTGCCCTTGATCAGAAGGCATCTCTGGAGAGTCAGATTGCATCATCTGAACTTATCATAAAGGAGCTGGAGCAGAAGATTGTATCTGCTGTGGATCTGTTACAGAGCTACAAGAATGAACGAGAGGAATTGCAGATTCAGCGTGATAATGCTTTGAGAGAGGCCGAAGAATTGAGGAAAAAGCAAGGAGAGGCCTCAAGCTCCCATGTCCCTCAATTGTTCTCAGAATTCTCATTTTCAGAGATTAAAGAAGCAACAGATAACTTCAATCCATCCTTAAAAATTGGTGAAGGTGGATATGGAAGTATATTTAAAGGTGTCTTGAGTTACACTGAGGTGGCTATAAAAAGATTGCACTCTGACAGCATGCAAGGACCCTTGGAGTTTCAACAGGAG GTTGATGTGCTGAGCAAACTAAGGCATCCCAATCTTATCACACTCATTGGAGCCTGCCCAGATGCATGGGCTCTTGTCTATGAGTATTTACCCAATGGAAGCCTCGAAGACCGCCTTGCCTGCAAGGATAATACCCCTCCATTATCATGGCAAACTCGAATCCGTGTTGCTACTGAACTATGCTCTGCCCTCATCTTTCTCCATTCCAGTAAACCTCACAGCATAGTTCATGGTGACTTGAAACCGTCCAACATTCTCCTTGATGCAAACCTTATTAGCAAGCTTAGTGACTTTGGAATATGTCGTATATTATCGAACTGTGAGGGTTCCAGTAGCAATTCTACAGAGTTTTGGAAAACTGACCCAAAGGGAACATTTGTCTACATGGATCCTGAGTTTCTTGCCTCAGGGGAACTTACTCCGAAGTCAGATGTTTATTCATTTGGAAtcatattgttgagattgttgacaggGAGACCAGCCTTGGGAATAACAAAGGAAGTGAAATATGCATTAGATACTGGAAAGTTGAAATCCCTTTTGGATCCTGTGGCTGGAGACTGGCCATTTGTGCAGGCTGAACAATTGGCTCGCTTGGCTTTGAGATGTTGTGATATGAACCGAAAGAGCCGTCCAGATCTTTATTCTGATGTCTGGAGGATACTAGATGCAATGAGAGTTTCTTCTGGAGGCACAAACTCCTTTGGACTAAGTTCTGAAGGACTTTCACAACCTCCATCATATTTTATTTGCCCAATCTTCCAG GAAGTCATGCGAGATCCACATGTAGCAGCAGATGGTTTTACTTATGAAGCTGAGGCTATACGAGGATGGCTTGATGGTGGTAATGACAACTCACCAATGACTAATGGTAAGCTTGCACATCACAATCTTGTTCCCAATCGTGCTCTTCGCTCTGCAATCCATGACTGGCTTCAAAACCACTGA
- the LOC106759269 gene encoding U-box domain-containing protein 33 isoform X2 has protein sequence MAVVSPVLATSQRMGSVRSPSHASGEILEEPNPGVVDQPIYVAVAKEVKESRSNLIWAIQHSGGKRICILYVHVRATMIPLLGGKFPTSALKEEQVQAYWEEEKQNMHRTLDEYLQICQRMGVRAEKLHIEMDSIEKGIIELVSQHGIRKLVMGAASDKYYNRRMMDLRSKKAIYVCKQAPAYCHIQFICKGHLIHTRDHSLNEGNVEVASPLVQQVPNSVRTFRSQSVTLGQGRRGNLTNDARRLRSASDGHVATFPAVSSPEETVGFSTPRDRMGTEVSSDESERLSMMSPSGLSISSESAVDLALTPGLITEGSENALELTMSQLVIEDLHHSSPPSTLDGGIDDTIYDQLQQAMTEAEDASLTAYKETVRRRNAEKEAFEAIRKAKASESLYTEELNLRKLAEEELRKEKEELENAKRLRDKVREELHLALDQKASLESQIASSELIIKELEQKIVSAVDLLQSYKNEREELQIQRDNALREAEELRKKQGEASSSHVPQLFSEFSFSEIKEATDNFNPSLKIGEGGYGSIFKGVLSYTEVAIKRLHSDSMQGPLEFQQEVDVLSKLRHPNLITLIGACPDAWALVYEYLPNGSLEDRLACKDNTPPLSWQTRIRVATELCSALIFLHSSKPHSIVHGDLKPSNILLDANLISKLSDFGICRILSNCEGSSSNSTEFWKTDPKGTFVYMDPEFLASGELTPKSDVYSFGIILLRLLTGRPALGITKEVKYALDTGKLKSLLDPVAGDWPFVQAEQLARLALRCCDMNRKSRPDLYSDVWRILDAMRVSSGGTNSFGLSSEGLSQPPSYFICPIFQEVMRDPHVAADGFTYEAEAIRGWLDGGNDNSPMTNGKLAHHNLVPNRALRSAIHDWLQNH, from the exons ATGGCAGTGGTGAGTCCTGTGCTTGCAACATCACAAAGGATGGGTTCTGTGAGGTCACCTTCTCATGCTAGTGGGGAAATTTTGGAGGAGCCTAATCCAGGTGTGGTTGATCAGCCAATCTATGTTGCTGTGGCAAAAGAAGTGAAGGAGAGCAGATCAAATCTGATATGGGCAATACAACACTCCGGAGGAAAGAGGATTTGCATTCTTTATGTTCATGTTCGTGCAACAATGATCCCCCTAC TGGGAGGTAAATTCCCTACAAGTGCACTAAAAGAGGAGCAGGTTCAAGCATActgggaagaagaaaaacaaaacatgcaTAGGACTCTGGATGAATATCTTCAAATCTGTCAACGGATGGGG GTGCGAGCAGAAAAATTGCATATTGAAATGGATAGCATTGAAAAAGGAATTATAGAGCTTGTATCTCAGCATGGCATCCGAAAGCTTGTAATGGGAGCAGCATCAGATAAGTACTATAATAG GAGAATGATGGACCTTAGATCTAAGAAAGCCATATATGTGTGTAAACAAGCTCCAGCTTATTGTCACATACAGTTTATCTGCAAAGGGCACCTTATACACACAAG GGATCACAGTTTGAATGAAGGTAATGTAGAGGTTGCATCTCCTTTGGTGCAGCAAGTGCCAAACTCTGTGAGAACTTTCAGATCACAGTCTGTTACACTGGGGCAAGGTCGCCGAGGAAATCTAACCAATGATGCGCGCAGACTAAGGTCTGCCAGTGATGGACATGTAGCAACCTTTCCAGCTGTTTCTTCTCCAGAAGAAACTGTAGGGTTTTCAACTCCACGTGACAGGATGGGTACAGAAGTAAGTTCTGATGAATCAGAGAGGCTGTCAATGATGAGTCCTTCTGGCTTGTCAATATCCTCTGAGAGTGCAGTTGATCTAGCTTTGACCCCAGGATTAATTACTGAAGGCAGTGAGAATGCATTAGAGTTGACTATGAGTCAGCTGGTTATAGAGGATCTTCATCATTCATCTCCTCCTAGTACACTG GATGGTGGAATAGATGATACTATCTACGACCAGCTTCAACAAGCTATGACGGAAGCGGAGGATGCTTCACTAACTGCATATAAAGAAACTGTTAGACGTAGGAATGCTGAAAAAGAAGCCTTTGAAGCTATACGCAAG GCTAAAGCTTCTGAAAGCTTATATACGGAGGAGTTGAACCTGAGGAAATTGGCAGAGGAAGAActtaggaaagaaaaagaagaacttgAGAATGCTAAGAGACTGAGAGACAAAGTTAGGGAAGAACTCCACCTTGCCCTTGATCAGAAGGCATCTCTGGAGAGTCAGATTGCATCATCTGAACTTATCATAAAGGAGCTGGAGCAGAAGATTGTATCTGCTGTGGATCTGTTACAGAGCTACAAGAATGAACGAGAGGAATTGCAGATTCAGCGTGATAATGCTTTGAGAGAGGCCGAAGAATTGAGGAAAAAGCAAGGAGAGGCCTCAAGCTCCCATGTCCCTCAATTGTTCTCAGAATTCTCATTTTCAGAGATTAAAGAAGCAACAGATAACTTCAATCCATCCTTAAAAATTGGTGAAGGTGGATATGGAAGTATATTTAAAGGTGTCTTGAGTTACACTGAGGTGGCTATAAAAAGATTGCACTCTGACAGCATGCAAGGACCCTTGGAGTTTCAACAGGAG GTTGATGTGCTGAGCAAACTAAGGCATCCCAATCTTATCACACTCATTGGAGCCTGCCCAGATGCATGGGCTCTTGTCTATGAGTATTTACCCAATGGAAGCCTCGAAGACCGCCTTGCCTGCAAGGATAATACCCCTCCATTATCATGGCAAACTCGAATCCGTGTTGCTACTGAACTATGCTCTGCCCTCATCTTTCTCCATTCCAGTAAACCTCACAGCATAGTTCATGGTGACTTGAAACCGTCCAACATTCTCCTTGATGCAAACCTTATTAGCAAGCTTAGTGACTTTGGAATATGTCGTATATTATCGAACTGTGAGGGTTCCAGTAGCAATTCTACAGAGTTTTGGAAAACTGACCCAAAGGGAACATTTGTCTACATGGATCCTGAGTTTCTTGCCTCAGGGGAACTTACTCCGAAGTCAGATGTTTATTCATTTGGAAtcatattgttgagattgttgacaggGAGACCAGCCTTGGGAATAACAAAGGAAGTGAAATATGCATTAGATACTGGAAAGTTGAAATCCCTTTTGGATCCTGTGGCTGGAGACTGGCCATTTGTGCAGGCTGAACAATTGGCTCGCTTGGCTTTGAGATGTTGTGATATGAACCGAAAGAGCCGTCCAGATCTTTATTCTGATGTCTGGAGGATACTAGATGCAATGAGAGTTTCTTCTGGAGGCACAAACTCCTTTGGACTAAGTTCTGAAGGACTTTCACAACCTCCATCATATTTTATTTGCCCAATCTTCCAG GAAGTCATGCGAGATCCACATGTAGCAGCAGATGGTTTTACTTATGAAGCTGAGGCTATACGAGGATGGCTTGATGGTGGTAATGACAACTCACCAATGACTAATGGTAAGCTTGCACATCACAATCTTGTTCCCAATCGTGCTCTTCGCTCTGCAATCCATGACTGGCTTCAAAACCACTGA